The Mycoplasmopsis equigenitalium genome contains a region encoding:
- a CDS encoding ZIP family metal transporter, with protein sequence MNALYKAINGQIHNQNLTFFIFGLIVSLALISIPILVAIFAPLIIKKPQKQLSIYIYAFVTGMFLILGSFGYLREAIEITSKGYNLASSQNQIYLGNILIVFGGALLGVVIAFYIKLIVWWVIKRKTHLQNSVFVHVHGVGHHDGEEEHTHVHDNVIFNKNDIVELPKAQEQNSKNKWTALILLLGHRIPEGLLIGLSLYRLMMGYQNAAISVAFFISFVLHTVPEEIIFFYRQREMGIKPIVAVFNSIGAIALLIPFIFIGIYSAEYIMNEPFIQAFIMATVGSIMLFTALIEFLPEFYHHKMNKKLWLTTIALLFVGILFTILILCFHVHGQIR encoded by the coding sequence ATGAATGCATTATACAAAGCAATCAATGGACAAATTCATAATCAAAATCTAACATTCTTTATTTTTGGTCTCATTGTTTCGCTCGCCTTAATCAGTATTCCAATTTTAGTAGCAATTTTTGCTCCACTAATTATTAAAAAACCACAAAAACAACTTTCGATTTATATCTACGCTTTTGTAACAGGAATGTTTTTAATTTTGGGGAGTTTTGGCTACTTGCGTGAAGCAATTGAAATCACTAGTAAAGGTTATAATTTAGCTTCTTCCCAAAATCAGATCTATCTAGGAAATATTCTAATTGTCTTTGGTGGCGCTTTACTTGGTGTGGTAATTGCCTTTTACATTAAGTTAATTGTTTGATGAGTTATTAAACGTAAGACACATCTACAAAACTCAGTTTTTGTTCATGTGCATGGTGTAGGCCACCACGATGGCGAAGAAGAACATACCCACGTGCACGATAATGTTATTTTTAATAAAAATGACATTGTTGAATTACCAAAAGCACAAGAACAAAATAGCAAAAATAAGTGAACTGCCCTAATTCTTTTGCTTGGCCACAGAATTCCTGAAGGTCTTTTAATTGGTCTTAGTTTATACCGTTTGATGATGGGATACCAAAACGCCGCTATTTCAGTTGCATTCTTTATTTCATTTGTTTTACACACGGTTCCTGAAGAAATTATCTTTTTCTACCGCCAAAGAGAAATGGGAATTAAACCGATTGTTGCCGTTTTTAATTCTATTGGCGCAATTGCCTTACTTATCCCCTTTATTTTTATCGGAATATACTCAGCTGAATATATTATGAACGAGCCATTTATTCAAGCATTTATTATGGCAACAGTAGGAAGTATTATGCTTTTTACTGCACTGATTGAATTTTTACCTGAATTCTACCACCACAAAATGAACAAAAAACTATGATTGACAACAATCGCCTTACTTTTTGTTGGAATTCTCTTTACAATCTTAATTCTTTGTTTCCATGTTCACGGACAAATTAGATAA